A region of Streptomyces sp. R44 DNA encodes the following proteins:
- a CDS encoding fibronectin type III domain-containing protein: MPVFASVGRHRRGLHLAGAAVALGALSAALGTAPAHADLPGASPVLTRAPYLTDLTPGSVRVTWATSTRSRQTVKYGPLGNCTANSVTSATLGTTMTVNGVTEYSNSVTVPNLSPDTPYCYRVFTGDATPIDLLGTNSSPAFTTMVPDGSPAPFTFAVLGDWGDTTSNGVNSGALNQDQANVMSRLAASGARFALSTGDVAYPSGNQTNYGDLQQTGVNISGVFAPEYYAAPGQTLPMFSTNGNHGRNTTFLPTWPQPAVTAASNGVYSQVSYPSFFGSTPASYPTTYYAFSSGGVRFYVLDTSWSDGNVGNADGNNCEGTDHCDIYQVDAAAHWTTSSAEYQWLQQDLAAHPGGVKVAAFHFPLRSDDPTEPDDEYLKNNPGSTDTLEQLLHDNGVNLVFNGHAHIYQRNVAPPGGVPSYVTGGAGAKLSSVGGHGCDPTDAYALGWSYSANAGKRCPSSVPIPAADANVHHFLLVSVLGSTLTVTPTDSLGNSFDTLSYDFSADGTPPSAPSPLTVTRTASTTMKLTWGAGGDDTQLATYDVYRDGTYLATVPQTVLTFSDKTAVCPASYTYEVRARDLAGNTAGTSTPVTC; encoded by the coding sequence ATGCCTGTGTTCGCATCCGTCGGACGCCACCGCCGAGGCCTCCACCTCGCCGGCGCCGCCGTGGCGCTCGGTGCCCTGTCGGCGGCCCTCGGCACCGCCCCCGCCCACGCCGACCTGCCCGGCGCCTCCCCGGTCCTCACCCGGGCCCCCTACCTGACGGATCTCACACCCGGCTCCGTCCGGGTGACGTGGGCGACCAGCACCCGCAGCCGGCAGACCGTGAAGTACGGGCCGCTCGGCAACTGCACGGCCAACTCGGTCACGTCCGCCACCCTCGGCACCACCATGACCGTCAACGGGGTCACCGAGTACAGCAACTCGGTGACCGTGCCGAACCTCAGCCCCGACACCCCGTACTGCTACCGGGTCTTCACCGGCGACGCCACCCCCATCGACCTGCTCGGCACCAACTCCTCGCCCGCGTTCACCACGATGGTGCCGGACGGCTCGCCGGCCCCCTTCACGTTCGCGGTGCTCGGCGACTGGGGCGACACCACCAGCAACGGCGTCAACAGCGGGGCCCTCAACCAGGACCAGGCCAACGTCATGTCCCGGCTGGCCGCCAGCGGCGCCCGCTTCGCCCTGTCCACCGGCGACGTGGCCTACCCCAGCGGCAACCAGACCAACTACGGCGACCTCCAGCAGACCGGCGTCAACATCAGCGGCGTCTTCGCGCCCGAGTACTACGCGGCGCCCGGCCAGACCCTGCCGATGTTCTCCACCAACGGCAACCACGGCCGCAACACCACGTTCCTGCCCACCTGGCCGCAGCCCGCTGTCACGGCGGCCTCGAACGGCGTCTACTCCCAGGTCAGCTACCCGTCGTTCTTCGGCAGCACCCCGGCGAGCTACCCGACGACGTACTACGCCTTCAGCAGCGGCGGCGTCCGGTTCTACGTCCTCGACACGTCCTGGAGCGACGGCAACGTCGGCAACGCCGACGGGAACAACTGCGAGGGCACCGACCACTGCGACATCTACCAGGTCGACGCGGCCGCCCATTGGACGACCTCCTCGGCCGAGTACCAGTGGCTCCAGCAGGACCTCGCCGCCCACCCCGGCGGCGTCAAGGTCGCCGCCTTCCACTTCCCGCTGCGCTCCGACGACCCCACCGAGCCGGACGACGAGTACCTGAAGAACAACCCGGGCAGCACCGACACCCTGGAACAGCTGCTTCACGACAACGGCGTGAACCTCGTCTTCAACGGCCACGCGCACATCTACCAGCGCAACGTCGCCCCGCCCGGCGGCGTGCCGAGCTATGTGACCGGCGGCGCCGGCGCCAAGCTCAGCTCGGTCGGCGGCCACGGCTGCGACCCGACGGACGCCTACGCCCTGGGCTGGTCCTACAGCGCCAACGCGGGCAAGCGCTGCCCCTCCTCGGTGCCGATCCCCGCTGCCGACGCGAACGTCCACCACTTCCTGCTCGTCTCGGTCCTCGGCTCGACGCTGACGGTGACCCCGACGGACTCCCTCGGCAACTCGTTCGACACGCTGTCCTACGACTTCTCCGCCGACGGCACGCCTCCGTCCGCGCCTTCCCCCCTGACGGTCACCCGTACCGCCTCCACCACGATGAAGCTGACGTGGGGTGCGGGCGGCGACGACACCCAGCTCGCGACGTACGACGTGTACCGCGACGGGACGTACCTGGCCACGGTTCCGCAGACGGTGCTGACCTTCAGCGACAAGACGGCCGTCTGCCCGGCCTCGTACACCTACGAGGTCAGGGCGCGCGATCTGGCCGGGAACACGGCGGGGACGTCGACGCCGGTGACCTGCTGA
- a CDS encoding cytochrome D1 domain-containing protein, translating into MPARDSQDATRRRSVGRLRAILAAAAVAASTAAAPAGAATPVPPQQDDATDRAYVANATARTVSFLDTDDRTVTHTVSVPSGAADVGVSRRMHRAYVPGGHDSRTVSVIDTNRARVVGHIRVGDRPEGVAVSRDGRRAYVTNADSGTVSVIDTAGNRVVRTVRVGTFPKGLAVSPDGGRVYVANLLSGSVSVIDARRGRVVATVELGTGTAAYDVAVSPDGTLAYVSTGNGTEYVSVLDTRAATVLDSVPVEAGAESLAVAPDGSEVYVSSGFGNEEVSVIDTEMGTVARSFRVPGGAEGLALGYEGRQMYVATGLGSRSAVYVDTETDRVMGSTTVGSGPMSVAVEAEPEPVAPRAGTGRRVHWQTGQKQSGTR; encoded by the coding sequence GTGCCGGCACGCGACTCGCAGGACGCCACCCGCCGTCGGTCCGTCGGCCGGCTGCGGGCGATCCTGGCGGCGGCCGCCGTCGCCGCCTCGACGGCGGCCGCGCCCGCCGGTGCCGCGACTCCGGTGCCGCCGCAGCAGGACGACGCGACCGACCGTGCCTATGTCGCCAACGCCACCGCCAGGACGGTGTCGTTCCTGGACACCGACGACCGGACCGTCACCCACACGGTGTCCGTGCCGTCCGGCGCGGCCGATGTGGGCGTGTCCCGGCGGATGCACCGTGCCTATGTGCCGGGCGGCCATGACTCGCGCACCGTCAGCGTCATCGACACGAATCGGGCGAGGGTCGTCGGTCACATCCGGGTCGGTGACCGGCCCGAGGGAGTCGCCGTCAGCCGTGACGGCCGGCGCGCCTACGTCACCAACGCCGACTCCGGGACCGTCTCGGTCATCGACACGGCCGGGAACCGGGTCGTGCGCACGGTGCGGGTCGGCACCTTCCCCAAGGGCCTGGCGGTCTCCCCCGACGGCGGTCGCGTCTACGTCGCCAACCTGCTCTCCGGCAGCGTGTCGGTGATCGACGCCCGCCGGGGCCGGGTCGTGGCGACCGTGGAACTGGGCACCGGAACCGCCGCCTACGACGTGGCCGTCAGCCCGGACGGCACCCTGGCGTACGTGAGCACGGGCAACGGGACGGAGTACGTGTCCGTCCTCGACACCCGCGCGGCGACCGTCCTCGACTCCGTGCCGGTCGAGGCCGGCGCGGAGTCGCTGGCCGTGGCGCCCGACGGGTCGGAGGTGTACGTGTCCTCCGGCTTCGGGAACGAGGAGGTGTCGGTCATCGACACCGAGATGGGCACGGTCGCGCGCAGCTTCCGTGTGCCCGGCGGCGCGGAGGGCCTCGCGCTCGGCTACGAGGGGCGGCAGATGTACGTCGCGACCGGGCTCGGTTCGCGGTCCGCGGTCTACGTCGACACCGAGACCGACCGGGTCATGGGCAGCACGACGGTCGGGTCCGGTCCGATGAGCGTGGCCGTCGAGGCCGAGCCGGAGCCGGTGGCTCCGCGCGCCGGTACCGGACGGCGGGTGCACTGGCAGACCGGCCAGAAGCAGTCCGGCACGCGCTGA